TGTGGTTTCTGATGGAGTCATGGGCTTCGGGAGAGAAGCTGCAGAAGAATTGGGGATTCCGGAGGTTCAGTTTTGGACTGCCTCAGCTTGTGGACTCATGGGATATCTTCAATACCCTGAACTTATCGAAAAAGGAATTGTCCCATTCAAAGGTACTTAATAATTCCCTTGAGCGCTCCTAAGCGTGTCACCTGGAAACTAGCTGTGTTCCAGTATCTGTCATAGTAAGCAACAAACGAATTTGATACCTTGATACATATCTGCACCTGACCCATACCAGAATCTGTGTAACATAGCTAAAATCGAAACATTATGCCATAAAATTTCAACATTTGCTCACTTATAATGTACTGCATTCTTAATTTGTCCCTTCAATTTTTTGGAACGTATAAGGTGATCTAAGCTAATTTATATCCTTCATGTTTTGCCAGATGAGAGTTTCACAAGTGATGGCTCCCTTGATACACGAATAGATTGGATCCCAGGCATGAGAAACATCCGACTGAAGGACATCCCATCCTTCATCAGAACCACAGATCCTGAAGACATCTTGCTCAATTACTTAAAAGAGGAAGCGCAAAATTGCTTAAAATCATCTGCAATCATCTTCAACACTTTCGACGCATTGGAGGATGAAGTGTTGCAAGCTATCTCTTCGAAGTTCCCTCACATTTACACTCTGGGTAATCCATTACAAACAGAAAAACTCTATGAATAATCAACAAAGAAGCGTTGAGGCTGATAAGGGACTTAAGTCACATAAAACACGTGTGTGAGTGTGAGCGAAAGCGGGAGCGAGAGCGTCAAATCACATTTCAAAAACATCCTGAACTACTAAAACTCGTGAGAGGTGGAGTGTGGACCGAGAATTGAGAGCAGGAGTGGATAGTTCTAGTCCAGGAAGTGACAATTCCTTGTTAATAGGGACACACGCATGGCAAGGTTAGGGACATGACAGAATATGCACAAATATCTTGCATCTTTTTAGCTGTTTTTCATATGAATACCCATGTGCAGAAACAACTTTTACTATTACTTGTAATTCATACTTTTACAACTTCAATACTACGACTTGCATAACGTATACCTGCAGGGCTGCACCCTTTGTATAATTCAAGAAAGTTAATTAATTGGAAATGGCACCTTCCATACGTATCCCACAATTTTCCGGGTGTGTCTGACAGTTGGTGCTTCATAGATGATCAATACGAAATGATTTGACAAGtccatataatttttttttgtaaatattggGTAACTATATCATTCCTTACACGTTACAGGGCCAGTATCCTTGTTAGCATGGAATGTCATCGGTGACAAAGCCAAGTTGCTAAATTCAAGTTTATGGAAGGAAGACAGAGAATGTCTCAAATGGCTGGATCAAAGAGAATCAAAGTCAGTTGTGTACGTAAACTATGGATGCTTGACTGTAATGACGGATCAGCATCTGAAGGAATTTGCATGGGGGCTTGCAAATAGCAAGCGGCCATTTCTGTGGATTGTTCGACCAGATGTTGTAATGGGTGATTCTGCAATATTGCCCCAAGGCTTTCTTGAGGAGACTAAAGATCGAGGAATGGTAGCAAGTTGGTGCCCACAGGTACAAGTGCTTTCCCACCCATCAATTGGTGTTTTTCTAACACACTGTGGCTGGAACTCTACATTGGAAAGCATATGTGGAGGAGTACCCATGATGTGCTGGCCTTTCTTTGCCGAGCAACAGACGAATTGTCGATATATTTGCACCGAGTGGGGGGTTGGAATGGAGTTTAATGAGGATGTGAAGCGCggagaaattgaagaatttgttAATGAAATGATGGAAGGCAACAAAGGGAAACAAATGAGGAGAAAGGCTCTGGAATGGAAGAAGAAAGCAGACGAGGCCACAGCTGTTGGAGGTTCATCTTACAAGAACTTTGATAGGTTCATCAAAGAAGCTCTTCATTATAGTGAGTAGTGAAGGTTTACAGGTTTAGACTGTTTAGTGCTCGAAGCCCTTGTCGAACACTTACATAGGGAGTAGGAAGGTTTACTAGTTTAGTGCTCGAAGCCCTTGTCGAATGCTTATTGACACCACACCTCAGCACTACCTATTTTGCAATGAAAGCCTGCTTCAATACACACTTGTGTGTAATATTTTACTTACTATAATTTTTATACCGGTTCTACCAAGTATTTTATATCAGTTGTACTAACTAGTCATCATGAGTCATGACAAACAATAGAAAGAAGTGATGACGGACTTCTGAAATGGAAATTGT
This DNA window, taken from Rhododendron vialii isolate Sample 1 chromosome 8a, ASM3025357v1, encodes the following:
- the LOC131298225 gene encoding 7-deoxyloganetin glucosyltransferase-like isoform X2; this translates as MSTETSERKPHAVCVPFPAQGHVTPMMKLAQLLHSIGFFITYVNTEFNHKRLVRSRGPEYVEGYVGFQFKTIPDGLPPSDRDATQDPVALCASLRTNCLGPFRALLTELNSSAGMPQVSYVVSDGVMGFGREAAEELGIPEVQFWTASACGLMGYLQYPELIEKGIVPFKGPVSLLAWNVIGDKAKLLNSSLWKEDRECLKWLDQRESKSVVYVNYGCLTVMTDQHLKEFAWGLANSKRPFLWIVRPDVVMGDSAILPQGFLEETKDRGMVASWCPQVQVLSHPSIGVFLTHCGWNSTLESICGGVPMMCWPFFAEQQTNCRYICTEWGVGMEFNEDVKRGEIEEFVNEMMEGNKGKQMRRKALEWKKKADEATAVGGSSYKNFDRFIKEALHYSE
- the LOC131298225 gene encoding 7-deoxyloganetin glucosyltransferase-like isoform X1 produces the protein MSTETSERKPHAVCVPFPAQGHVTPMMKLAQLLHSIGFFITYVNTEFNHKRLVRSRGPEYVEGYVGFQFKTIPDGLPPSDRDATQDPVALCASLRTNCLGPFRALLTELNSSAGMPQVSYVVSDGVMGFGREAAEELGIPEVQFWTASACGLMGYLQYPELIEKGIVPFKDESFTSDGSLDTRIDWIPGMRNIRLKDIPSFIRTTDPEDILLNYLKEEAQNCLKSSAIIFNTFDALEDEVLQAISSKFPHIYTLGPVSLLAWNVIGDKAKLLNSSLWKEDRECLKWLDQRESKSVVYVNYGCLTVMTDQHLKEFAWGLANSKRPFLWIVRPDVVMGDSAILPQGFLEETKDRGMVASWCPQVQVLSHPSIGVFLTHCGWNSTLESICGGVPMMCWPFFAEQQTNCRYICTEWGVGMEFNEDVKRGEIEEFVNEMMEGNKGKQMRRKALEWKKKADEATAVGGSSYKNFDRFIKEALHYSE